Proteins from one Cryptomeria japonica chromosome 4, Sugi_1.0, whole genome shotgun sequence genomic window:
- the LOC131069762 gene encoding thaumatin-like protein 1 gives MPIKLELRVIILLVVTLGAYATSFTILNSCGYPVRPVFLPNAGIGPMATRDFELPPGAVRVVETPVGWSGSVLGRTGCNSGANGKDNCSIADYGGQPRPCNAADFIPLPMLAEFTPADLVNGYHLPMVVVATRGTGAYMAEGRIVYINLSNANDKVLACGGECEAFGSTQYCCIEAYANHNMSKPSANSQLFKNSTLTCADAYLAVTFCPLVGMDSQMSSTSSPLATSPTANGAPDSTGNGDPRPIIGGSKLSTSSTASAGSSNANQICLVPFSMIFSVSILLVWRSVWFWI, from the exons ATGCCAATCAAATTGGAGCTGCGTGTGATTATCTTGTTAGTCGTGACACTGG GAGCATATGCGACTTCCTTTACGATCCTGAACAGCTGTGGGTACCCCGTTCGGCCAGTCTTCCTGCCGAACGCAGGCATAGGGCCGATGGCAACCAGGGATTTTGAGCTGCCACCGGGTGCAGTCCGTGTGGTGGAGACCCCTGTCGGGTGGTCCGGTAGCGTGTTGGGTCGAACGGGCTGCAACTCCGGGGCCAACGGAAAGGATAATTGCAGCATCGCCGACTATGGAGGGCAGCCGCGCCCATGCAATGCCGCGGACTTCATCCCACTCCCCATGCTTGCGGAGTTCACCCCAGCGGACCTAGTCAATGGCTACCATCTACCTATGGTGGTGGTGGCCACCCGCGGCACGGGTGCTTACATGGCAGAGGGCCGCATAGTATACATTAACCTTAGCAACGCCAACGATAAGGTCTTGGCTTGCGGGGGAGAATGCGAGGCGTTTGGCAGCACTCAGTATTGCTGTATTGAGGCCTACGCCAATCACAACATGTCAAAACCCTCGGCCAACTCGCAGCTTTTCAAGAACAGCACGTTAACCTGCGCGGATGCTTATTTGGCCGTAACGTTCTGCCCCCTCGTCGGAATGGACAG TCAAATGAGCTCCACCAGTTCGCCCTTGGCCACAAGCCCGACGGCGAACGGAGCGCCGGATAGTACTGGAAACGGAGATCCTAGACCAATTATAGGCGGCAGCAAACTGTCCACCAGCTCGACGGCGAGCGCCGGGTCGAGTAATGCAAACCAAATTTGTTTAGTCCCTTTTAGTATGATATTTTCAGTGTCAATATTATTAGTTTGGCGTAGTGTTTGGTTTTGGATCTAG